One Aliidiomarina minuta genomic region harbors:
- a CDS encoding SulP family inorganic anion transporter: protein MFDQIKQSWFFNIRGDVLAGIVVALALIPEAVAFSIIAGVDPKVGLYASFCICVVMAFVGGRPGQISAATGAMALLMVTLVRDHGLEYLLVATLLTGVIQFIFGALKLGSLMRFVSRSVVTGFVNALAILIFMAQLPELTDVTWHVYAMTAGGLVIIYGLPYITKAIPSPLICIVVLTALAMYLGMDIRTVGDMGELPDSLPVFLWPDVPWTLQTLLIVLPYSLTLAVVGLLESMMTQTIVDDLTDTKSDRNKECRGQGIANVGSGLMGGMAGCAMIGQSIINVKSGGRGRLSSLVAGVVLIVMVVFLSPWVSQIPMAALVAVMIMVAIGTFSWSSITDLKKHPMSTNIVMVATVVVVVWTHNLAYGVFVGVLLAAIFFAAKVSNYMYVSSKLAKDGHSRDYIVTGQVFFSSADKFVESFDFKEALDKVTINLDRAHFWDITSVSSLDKVILKFRREGTEVEVVGMNKATATVVDKFGVADKPEAADKLMGGH, encoded by the coding sequence GCGTTGATCCTAAAGTGGGTTTGTACGCTTCTTTCTGTATCTGTGTCGTTATGGCGTTTGTTGGTGGGCGGCCTGGCCAGATATCTGCTGCTACCGGAGCCATGGCGTTATTGATGGTCACTCTGGTTCGTGACCATGGGCTTGAATATCTGTTAGTAGCCACTTTGCTGACTGGGGTTATTCAGTTTATTTTCGGGGCTTTGAAACTGGGTAGTCTGATGCGTTTTGTATCGCGCTCGGTGGTTACTGGTTTCGTTAATGCGTTGGCTATTTTGATTTTCATGGCGCAATTGCCTGAGTTAACCGATGTTACCTGGCATGTTTATGCGATGACTGCAGGCGGCCTGGTTATTATTTATGGTTTACCTTACATTACCAAAGCCATTCCTTCGCCTTTGATATGCATTGTAGTCTTAACCGCTTTAGCTATGTATTTAGGTATGGATATTCGCACCGTTGGTGACATGGGTGAATTGCCGGATAGCCTGCCCGTATTCCTATGGCCAGATGTACCATGGACTTTGCAAACGCTGCTTATTGTCCTGCCGTATTCACTGACCCTTGCAGTAGTTGGTTTGCTTGAGTCAATGATGACGCAAACCATAGTTGATGATTTAACGGATACTAAGAGTGACCGTAACAAAGAGTGTCGTGGTCAAGGTATTGCGAACGTAGGCTCAGGTTTGATGGGTGGTATGGCTGGTTGTGCCATGATTGGCCAATCTATTATTAACGTCAAGTCTGGTGGACGCGGACGTTTGTCCTCTCTTGTTGCCGGCGTAGTGTTAATTGTGATGGTGGTATTCTTAAGCCCCTGGGTCTCGCAAATTCCAATGGCGGCCCTGGTAGCCGTTATGATCATGGTAGCTATAGGTACGTTCAGCTGGTCTTCAATAACAGACCTTAAGAAACATCCTATGAGCACTAATATAGTGATGGTAGCTACCGTAGTTGTTGTAGTCTGGACGCATAATCTGGCTTACGGTGTATTTGTTGGCGTATTACTTGCCGCTATTTTCTTCGCAGCAAAAGTTAGCAATTACATGTATGTATCGTCTAAGCTTGCAAAAGATGGTCATAGTCGCGATTACATTGTTACAGGTCAGGTATTCTTCAGTTCAGCGGATAAATTTGTCGAGTCCTTTGACTTTAAAGAAGCCCTTGATAAGGTAACTATAAACTTGGATCGTGCTCATTTCTGGGATATCACCTCGGTTTCTTCACTGGATAAAGTGATTCTTAAGTTCCGTCGTGAAGGTACAGAAGTGGAAGTGGTTGGTATGAACAAGGCCACTGCAACTGTGGTTGATAAATTCGGCGTAGCTGATAAACCAGAAGCTGCAGATAAATTAATGGGCGGCCACTAA